The genome window CTAAGCACTGACGTTTACCTACGGCAGTTGGATGATGTTAtttttggattggaatcttctcCAACACTCACGACACTCAAATGATTCATCCAAATGTCGGAAAAGCTTAGACACACATTTTCAAGACATTTCCAAGTGTTGATGTGTGACCAAGCCCATGTAGCCCTTAGCCCTTGGATGGCACAATCGTTGGAGAGAGCCTGATCCGTTCGTTTTTTGCCCAATAAGCACCTCACACGCTACTTCTTCTGTAAACTTCCAATCGCTAAAAAGTCTTTGAGGAAATTCAGGAGAAGGTAAAGACGAAGACTTGTTCTTGACTGGTAAATTGATAGGGGAAAGCTATTGGAAGAAGATTATTGTCATCGTTTGCAGTAGCAGAGATATGACGAAAGAAGGTGTttcgggtgacaaaatggaAGCTTCCGGCGACTCCGCTTCTCTTTTCAAAGATACTCAGCTAGTTGGTTGGTGGAAGAAGCTCATGGAGCTCTTATGGTTCTGCGTCTCTAATGGTACTTCTTCttgttcctcttctttctttttagggtttgtttttacaaatggtaagaaaagaaaaaaagaacaaagaaaagaggGGTAAAATCTGATCAGTTTGACTGTTGGGCTGTTTCagtatttttaatttatattcaGGAGATGTTCACGAAGCTCGTAAGAGATCAGATTGAGGGAAGGTCTGAAGTAAGTTCAAGAGGTGGTGGTGTTTCTCCTCCATTAGCATCTGGATCTGGTAACACACTCAAGTTTCAGACCGTTAAAAATGGTGTTCAAGAAAATCTAAATGAGGGAAGGGTCAAAATTGGAAACATTGGGCCAGCTATTCCATCTCATCTAGCTTCAATTCATGCGTCGATGGAGTTTCAGACTGCTGAGGAAGGTATTCAACACAATGGAAACTCTGGCGATGTCGAGCTATGGAATTGGGGTTGAAGCTCATAAAATGCAGAGTCATTATCAGAGATAGGCCCAGTTTACTgttctctgtcttgtcactacCTACTTTGTTTTACTTTtgtatttttgcttttttttttttttttatgtacacCACTAGCTACTTTGTTGTTGCTTCAATtctgactatttttttttcctaaatagtTATTATGTAACTGGTTTATTGGCTTATCTTTTCCACGTTGGAAAATCAGCTTTTGTGACCTTACTCGTCATTTTAAACACTTGATGATTCGGAATTAGTCACAAAAAATCAGGTAAGTGATATCAAATTTTCTCCTCTACTCGTTTTGATTATCGTTTTTCTCaagtaatttaaataaataattaattaataaattaaatgagacaagataaaataaaagtgtttgtttttcaatttttttaattttcttttatcgtCTTTTGGATAAGAGTGATAAAGATGACTTTGAGATGtggtcatgaatcatgattttttaataaaaattgagaaattttcttGAACCACTCTTAAAATTCTCCACAATTTCATGTTAGCcttaaaaatgagagaaatatcTATCGTACCCTTAATTTGTAACATCGTTAATTGAAAACGtgtaatgatttttttatccttctaCTTAACCTTTAAAAAGAGCTTGTTTTTTTACCAGTCACCTTTGCATAACTCATCCGTGACCCGAGCAGGGATGGTCTAGTAAAACGGTACTAGCAGCAGCTGCAGTGGTAACTCATACCATCGCACTCAACTCAGCCAAGGCACTAGTAACAACATCATTTGGAGAGCTCATACCACCACAGTTAGTTCATCCACGACCCGAACAGCAGGGGTAGCGGTGTCGAGGAAACAGATTCTTCTCTTGTACAAGAGATCGAGAAATTTTAAATAGAAGAACCATCATTTTTCCTCACCGGATTAAGTAGTTCAGAGGAACAATATGATTGGATATTTGGCATTCAGTTTAAAAGATGCATAATTTAGATAATGAATCAAAACTacaaccaaacccaagaaaaataaaaacccattaaAGATATTAAGCAGGTGTgaattcaagaaaaaagaagaccCCCAAATGGGAAATCCCTGCTAGTGAAGAGAATTCCAACAAAAAAGCTGCCGACACAAAACAATAAGGTCCATCTCCTAGACACGACACTCCTAGAATACGGCTCTGCTAACTTGTTCTTGAAAGACATTTCGTTCGTCCTTCCTCAAACCACAGACTTCTCAAAGAAAAACCATcaataatttgaagaaaaagaagtcaaAACCAGTCTCAAATTCTAAGAACCATGTCCTTAGAATTTAGAAAGAAGATCAGCAACACATGAAGCTCCAGAAATGGAAATCTTGAAGCTGAAGGGGTGAAGGAACTGGTACCAACCCacagaaataagaagaagagagacaagGATAGAAGAGAAAGGTTCTACGTCACTTCTCCTTCACTTTGTTTTCATTCCACCATCTGGCTTACTTCCTCTACTTTGCAGGGAAAGATTCGTAGTAGTGAGAAGGATTTTGAGCTACCCAATGCATCCATGACACGAACAAAACGCAAAGAGAAGGATTGTAGAGAAAAATCACATGCGAAATTCGAACAGAGATGGTCGAATCTTCTTCGTCCTTagctgttttcttttttctcttcctcttcctattTTCTTCGCAGGTAATTGGAGCAGAGGTATTCGGAGCAGAGGTTTAGGGGTTGTTGGTGCTACTTCACTTCGCAGATAAAAGATATTATTTTACTAATTAAGGTCAAGGGTATAAGGGTAAGTTtacatatccataagggtagtTTGGTCATTAAAATAATATGAGAGTGCTGACATCATCATTTAACGATTTAATTCTGACATAATAGATTTATTAGAAATTTTCTAATGAAAGTAAGGGATATACAAgatcttattttcatttttgggggttacatgaaattatgaaaatttttaggggtgatacaagaaaatttctcattaaaatttATATGTATACGCTCAATAATCAACAGACTCATTATAGAAGACCTCGGACATACATTTAACATTTCCAAAATATATTTTGATGGAGGAGGGTCTAGAATAACTTCTAGAGATGCTATTTCTCCTTCTCCACCTCCATTATTAGCATCTGGATCATCTGTTCTAAAAGTTAAATTTCAAACAGTTAAAAAATGGTGTTCAAGAAAATCTAAATAAGGGaagaatcaaaatttgaaacatTGGGCCAAGTGTCCAATTTAATCCAGTTCATATGCCTGCAATGCTGGAGACTCAGACTGTTAAGAGAGCTATTCAAAGCAATGAGAACTCTAGTGATGTTGAGATGTGGCATTAGGGTTAGCTGAAGCAGAATTCCATCATCATGGAGTGTGATGGCAGTGATATAGGTAATGGGGCCGGGAACAGTGAAGGCTAGATTCGAATCTTCATCAAAATACAGGGATTATGATGACAGTTAGATGTGTGGTTTTCCTTCATCACGGCTGGAGGAAAATTTCCTCCAATAAATAATGGAGGAGCTCCAATACTACTAATCCTCAAACCATATCAAACCTTTGTTAATTAGTTCTTTCAATAACCCTTGTAAAAGGGACAGGGATTCTCTTTCACGCGACACGCGGTGTAGTGCAGGTTTAAGAGCTGGCAGCACCTCAGGCTGCGCATCCATGCCTTGGTGGGTTGCGTGTTTGAAGGCTTCCAACTCTTAGATCTATGCTACACGATGTAGAGCGCAACAGAGGAGCCCGATTACTCTAAAATgtactttttcttcctcttgttttCTTGTTATTTATCTATGggaaatttacagtgccaccccctagagaatgccactattataagaatacTCCCtctatttcatcaaattagactcagaacCTTATCGTCAGTCATTGGTAaatgaagagttaaaatgaccattataccttATTAACTAAAACTCACGTTTTAACCCAAGATTCATTAATGGTGTTTCCACCATCGCCGGAATCACAAAAGAAGAGCTCGAGACCGCCATTGAAGTCCTTCAATTGGAGGGCTATAATCTCTTTGGTAATGCCATTGAAACCTCTGATATTCAGTACGAGCTCTTGGACGGCGCCAGCAAAGAGAGAACCAAAACGATGCATTCCACAATCATCCACAGATACACAGTTGAGACCCAAATAGAGAAAGagacaaggagaagaagaaggagatatGCTACGTTCGTGTTACAGACCACTGGAACAATGCTTCGATGGCCTATGAGGGGAAGACGgacctttttatttattattatcatgttTGTTTGCAGCAATTGATGGATTCAGTGGTGGAAACTGGGAGGTAGAAATTTATGTGGGTTAgggtttcattttttattcaattctgAGGTTTTGTGGTTAGGTGAATCTTGGATTTGAAGGCGAAGAAAACGAGAGACATCTTCTCACTTTGATCTGGCTCAATTTAATGGTTATATGAGCTTGGTTAGCTTGATTGCACTAAAGAATTGAATCTCACTGAGAATGGGATCTCATTTGGATTTCAAGAACATTGGCGATGGACAGCTACAGGAAGGAAGTGGTGCTGGTGCGGGAAGGCTACCGGGAAATTTTCCACTGACACAACAATCTTCTCTTTATTTGTTGACCTTCGATGAGTTTCAAAACATAATGGGTGGCCTTGGAAAGGATTTTGGCTTGATAAATATGGATGAATTCCTCAAGAAAACCTGGACTGTTGAAGAGACTCAAGCCATGGCTGCTTCTAATCCTTGGGGAGACTAGCGCAGCAATTCACCGCCACGATCTctacttaaatcgcagatgcacagatggagaatcaaatctgagaccgtgcgcctatccacacaatccccaattcgccctaaccatccgGACAACCCATGGATGGGTCAGACGACCCTTCTCATCATCTTCAAATTCCGATAAACAAACGGCGAATTCTAGTACTTCACCACTATGAGTAGCGGTGGAATAAACAAAAGTGGGGAGGGATTTGATGACGGATTCATCTAGATTGCAGGGCCGATTAATACACTGGttaatgattaactcatctgaCCTAGAAAGGGGTgcgggggaggggggggggagactcAATCAAAAGACCATTGATGAAGTTTGGAGAGACTTGTTAAAGAAAGATATAGTAActtattacatgggtattttaggtacttcatatttagtaaggacattttggtattttaaaaaatataaagtagctgacatcaacatataaggtatattccttaacagtgactgacagtAGGAGGTCTaaatctaatttgatgaaacaaatgGGGCATtgttataatagtggcattctctagggagTGACCctgtaaatttccctttatttatttattttaaatccaTATTTAGATTCCTGGACTTTTCATCTGATCAGTTAACTCTTGGGCTTTTTCAGTATTTGATCTTATTTGCGAATAACAGTGGAGGTTCATAGTTCAGACTGCTGTGGGAGGTCATATTCAAATCAATGAAAATTAGGACGATGTCCATATAGGGAATGTTAATTGAAGCTATAGAATGAAATCCATACTAAGTAGAGCCTTGGTCTAATTTGTGGTCGTTTTAATTGTCAATGAATTTTATGCTTACTATGTAAAGAAGACCTCATGAATGTGCCAAGAGCCTACTTGATAGTAGGCGAGGCAAACATCGCTGGAGATGGGTTTTGAGTTATTATTGTTGAGGAAATACGGCCTGGCAGAGGATTCCTTAGCCGGCCCGTGGGCATTGGTTAAGGTGTCTCAAAAAGCGTGTAGGAGATGATTTCAATATGAAGGTAAAGTGTAGGGAATGCCACTGTAATTATTCCTTTATTGTTGACCACCATCGTGTTGTACTTTTATATCTTGGGTTCACTAGTGTAGCATTATTTACTATTGGATGATTATCAATGTCTTGTTAATAGAGAAAGTAGCAAATTtcagggaaggaaaaaaaaaaaaaaaaagagtattcaATTGGTTTGGCCGGTGGATCCAGTAATTTAAAatgttctttttgtttcttttgaagAGATCTCTAACTTGTGTAACTATTATATTGAATTTTCTGATTGGGTTTCTATAATGGTGCATGGGATACAACAAACTGGAAACTCAAAACATGAGGCGTATTGGAGGACGCTGcgagaaaagagaggaagaaaaaaaaaaaaaaaaaatggaaatatagGTCTTCAAAGAGCATCGTGAGTCAACTCTCCAATAATAGAAGAGGCCAATCTATCATAAGTGGAAGTAATTATTATATTGAATTTTCTGATTGGAATCaaacaaataataaagaagaaaacataggTTTTTTTGGAAGTGAACTTCACTTCCAATGGCTCTACCCCACACtgactattttttttctaaagaataTGGATTTACTTCTTTGCCAAGAATCTTTTAAGGTGATTGTTAGATCTTCATAGCTCTTTATAGGAGTCTATATAAATGATGAATTGAAGGACATCCAATCCAACAAATCCAGAAATGATAACAAACCTTAATTATTAgctattttggattttggtatTTAAGAGTGTTAGAGTTTCATACAAAATCCTAATCAATTCTCATCAGATAATTAGAATACGATATCAAATCAAAACAAGGATAATTGATGTGTATTTTGCATCCGAGTGTGTCGATGACGAAAACAATGTAGTTTTGtacaaatcttttattttggctatggatcttctgcAGCGTCTCAGACCTCTTTGAATTAGTTTTCTCACTTTTATGGTAAATTGGGGTAGAGTGAATGATGGATGCAGGGACTCAAAACCTACTATATATAATACTGTGTtgacccaaaaatcaaaaccacaatgggttaggCCCGCATATCTTTAAATTAGAGAGTAGATCGAACCGATTCATGTAACTTGACTCTCACCTATTTAATCAATCCGAATAGTTGATTAATCCCATAATTCTATCAAGGAGATGTCCAAGAAGCAAGCATGGTCTGAAGGAACTTCTAGAAGCATTTAGAAATATAATGAatctttgaaattgaaattgtattCGATAATCCTCTTGGATTAGTATCTCATAGAACAATTAACTGCTTCTGTTGTCATTCCCATCTTAAAGATAAAGAGATCCATGGCTATGGATATGCTTTAGGATTGAAGTGAAGAACTCATTTGTGTTAAAATACCAAGTACCCACCAAAAATCCACAGTTTAGAAATCAAAGATCCGACCAGATTTTATCCCTAATCCCAGGAATTAAAAGAATGGCCCATGGTCTTTAATGTATGGTTTTTGACAATTTAACCTTGAGTGTCTTTGTTTCTATCTTCTTAGAATGGTCCATGGTCTTTAATGTATGGTTTTTGACAATTTAACCTTGAGTGTCTTtgtttctatcttcttcttccccttcttcactATCTATTACAATATGTGGTTGCATCTTTCCATGAATTTGTTcataaactttttttctttattattatcaaATGGAACTCTTTCACTAAATTACAGTAACCCTATTCATAAAACTAATCAATTcttgcataaaacaaacaatgATGCCATACACGAAGTAAGCCACGATTTGAGAATTATCCATGTGGTCCATCCACTCTTATGAGCAagaaagtaattaaaaaaaaaaaaaccctaaaagctatTGGATTTCTCAAGAGGGAGTACACCGGTTAATCAAAGGATCTTTGTTTAACTTTATGGAAATTTTTGTGGAGAGAGTGCTCATGTGCCTACACATGGGGAAATGATTGGTTAGCCcctatgaaagaaaaaatgatgctTCTATGATTGCTTTGATGCTTTTGTGAATGTTTTCTCGGGCCCTCCTCGTGCATGCGTAGAAACTATGGATCCGAATCCTCATATAGCGCAACATAAGATGATGACACGTTGATAGACATGGATCTTGTGATTGAGTGGGGATGAATACATAGAGAAAAATATACAACGCCAAAAACTTGAGAGGTGGGATTTGAAACAGAATTAGGAtttgaaaatcaaaacaaaacaaatttaaGAACAACACCTTAAGGAAGCTAGAGATTCACCCGGAATGAATTTCTCCAAAAGCCACAAAGAACTCACGGTAAAGTGAACCTCACCTCTCTGCAATCTAAAGTCTTGAATTGAATCTCCAATTTTATTGAGAAACACAACTGTTAAgtttgtttcaaaattttgacccgttttgaaaatTGACCCGTTTCGACATATTTTTGTGGTAATTCGAATGAGAAGTTttatgagatctgtgatggaagtagaggggttcGACCGGATTGACCATGACCATATAGATCGAcctgcgacttggagtatataatgtactgttgtcttgttgagaaaatcattgtatttgggggtttttttgaACTAGGGTTTAAGGGTAAGTTTTCTCGCCGttgtttgggtgtaatctctcttctgcatagtaaaacatcttcttctttacccGAGGACATAGTACACCACAGCAgcgtgtgaacctcattaaatctccgtgttgtgcggatctattttctgtttatttttgtatttttcttggtgtttgctttGCCTACAAccaatgcattaaaagaagaacGAAACATAGAATTGTTCTCCTGATAAGTGGGCTTGAACAATTAGAAAGGAAAATAGTGAAAGAAACAGAACTactttccatttctttgattgTAAAAGATTCAGTTTCTTCATTTGATGTTTATAATCTACACTTATGTCTGTAAAGCACCAATTTCTCGAGCGAAGCCAAGGTAGAATCCTTGAATAAAACCCTATCCTCGGATCTATGTTTCACACCAGCTGATTTGAGAACCAAAGAAGAGAttcatggagaagagaagatttGAAATTGAGGTCACGTCAAATCTGGAGTGGAGGGGTAGATTGGATGAATGAAACCCTATTTGTGTTTCAAATCATCTTAACTCTCAAGTTTTTCGCATGTGTTTGGCATCTGttatgtttgtctcgaattcttgacccgttttgaagattgacccactctgacatattttgatgaCGACCCGAAtagaaagttttctgagatctatgatggaagcagagaggTTCGGCCATAGGCCCAAGCCTGGAGCCTAGCACTtgaagtatataatgtactgttgtcttgttaaaaaagtaattgtattttgaaggggtttttcgagctatgATTTCAGAGTAAGTTTTCTCACTCCTGCTAGGGTGTAttctctcttctgtatagtgaaacatcttcttatTCAttcgaggacgtagcacaccacatcgatatgtgaacctcattaaatcacTATGTATTGTACAGATATAATTTTGTTTATTCTCGGATTTTTTGATATTTGCTCCAATATTGTTCTTGATGTATTCATCCCCATTCGGCCGCACGATCTATGTCTATCCACATGTCATCAAGGATCCCAATCCCAGGAACAGTACGCCCTCACTAAAAAAAACTACTTACCAACTTTATTGTCTGTCACGTGGAACGGGAAAACTGAACAAATTATTGTAATATTCCAGGGGACCTTTGTCGGATTctgaatttataattttatatttcttattttttaaatgggGAGTGGTACCATTTGGTCAAATTTTCAAGTTTCACTGGCACCGTATATAGAACCGGATCCCTTCTATATATCCAATATCTATAACCGACACGCTCCCAAGTTTCACTGCGCGCCTTCATGATTTggggatgaagatgatgaatggtATGTGATGGGGGTTAACTGGTTAAGAGAAGGGTATATCAAGTAGTTTAGATTTGATGAGACTAGTTtggtattaaaaataaataaataaataaatcagctGGTGTCAGCATAAATTCCCTAACAGAGATTAACAGTAAGGGTCCTAACGTAGTTATAAGTATTTTCCTTAAATTTGTTAATCTTTTCGGTGAAATTAACTTTATTAATCTTGGCCCGTCTAACAACCGTAGAGAGCTTTATACAAGAGAATGTTTCCCATCGGCTACGTAGGAATTCTCCTAATCAAATAATTAAGGCAACTGAATATGAGTTAGCAAATAaggaaatgaaatgaaagaCAAAAACTAATGATAACTTAGGATAGAGAAAATGGTTTGCAAGAAGGTAAGAATTAGTAGTACAATAGCACCAATGAGGGAAATTATGGTCCATGGGTTGTTGAAGTAGTCACGCTTTAGTGTTGCTCGCCACTTATGCCAACTTGTTCTATAATATGCATTCACTTTCTGGCAAATTCCCACATAATAGAATTTGTGGAGAGTAGCACATTTCCATAACCTGCTAAAGAAAAGGGAAGCATCTTCTTCAGTGGCCAACCAGTTCTCTATTATTCCTTTCTCCCCTAGTAAGTGCACATCCTTTGATGAGTTCAAAAGACAGTCTAAAAGCACAACATAAGATGTGATTCGGTTAGGCAATAAATAATTGCACTGCTCATAAGCAATGAGGTTCCGAAAGAGCCGTTCTGTGCTTCCTTGAATCAAAAATGGTGGTATCTCCATAACCCCATCTTTGAACCTTATGTTCAGTATTTCTTCATTAGAGTTTCCCTTCCTGAATTTGACTCCAGCCTCTACAAGGTCTGTCACAGAAGGAATTATTTCCCAGTACTGATCATTCTCCAATGTCAACTCTACATCTGCAGAATCTGAAATTATACTGCTCCACAGTAAGTCAAGTAAATGCTTTGTTTCATGTCTAGAGCTTAATTTGGCAGGAATTGTCATTGGCATCATAGTATCAAAGAAATTAAGTGCAAGTTTGGTTAGGGAATGGCTTCTTTGTATGGGAGGCTCAGTGATGTTGAATAGACATTCAAGAACAAACCATGGGATTTGATTCTCAGGCAACATCAAGTCAACTCTCAAGTAAGTGTCCATCCAAGGTGTGTTGGATATGGGATCATCTCTTTGAACTCCTTCTATGCCATTTGCTTTCTTGCGGAAAAGTTCTATGATGAAACAACCATCGACCAACATCATTTCCACGAATCCATCTTTGTCGAGGTCAATCAGTTCTTCTGCATAACACTCACGCGCACATTTCTCCAATTGTCTAATGGCTTTGGTGAATACCTTTAAACTTGTCTCTGGAGTTGGGGCTCGAGAGAGGAGGCCATGCAAATACCATAATTTGAATTCTTCCATGCTCTTTAGGTTTTCATGACCATGGTGAAAGGGGCCAATTGAGACTATAGTAGGTGCAAAAGCACCTTCACTTTGGCTA of Macadamia integrifolia cultivar HAES 741 unplaced genomic scaffold, SCU_Mint_v3 scaffold3467, whole genome shotgun sequence contains these proteins:
- the LOC122068157 gene encoding uncharacterized protein LOC122068157 yields the protein MTKEGVSGDKMEASGDSASLFKDTQLVGWWKKLMELLWFCVSNVFLIYIQEMFTKLVRDQIEGRSEVSSRGGGVSPPLASGSGNTLKFQTVKNGVQENLNEGRVKIGNIGPAIPSHLASIHASMEFQTAEEGIQHNGNSGDVELWNWG
- the LOC122068158 gene encoding UPF0481 protein At3g47200-like, with protein sequence MDVDEVLASSIAAKLRPKPPLSSQACIFRVPHVLSSQSEGAFAPTIVSIGPFHHGHENLKSMEEFKLWYLHGLLSRAPTPETSLKVFTKAIRQLEKCARECYAEELIDLDKDGFVEMMLVDGCFIIELFRKKANGIEGVQRDDPISNTPWMDTYLRVDLMLPENQIPWFVLECLFNITEPPIQRSHSLTKLALNFFDTMMPMTIPAKLSSRHETKHLLDLLWSSIISDSADVELTLENDQYWEIIPSVTDLVEAGVKFRKGNSNEEILNIRFKDGVMEIPPFLIQGSTERLFRNLIAYEQCNYLLPNRITSYVVLLDCLLNSSKDVHLLGEKGIIENWLATEEDASLFFSRLWKCATLHKFYYVGICQKVNAYYRTSWHKWRATLKRDYFNNPWTIISLIGAIVLLILTFLQTIFSILSYH